In Shewanella sp. GD04112, the following proteins share a genomic window:
- a CDS encoding 2Fe-2S iron-sulfur cluster-binding protein, producing MLISIESDNNSTLLLQLEVKGISVFTECRSGYCGAYSTKLVNGVVSYKEEPVSVKAGHVLVCCAKAHTDVTLEV from the coding sequence ATGCTTATATCAATTGAGTCAGATAATAACTCCACTCTTCTTTTGCAGCTTGAAGTTAAAGGTATTTCTGTTTTTACTGAATGCCGAAGCGGTTACTGCGGGGCTTACAGCACCAAATTAGTTAATGGAGTTGTAAGCTATAAAGAAGAGCCAGTTAGCGTCAAAGCGGGTCATGTGCTTGTGTGTTGTGCAAAAGCTCACACTGACGTGACCTTAGAAGTTTAA